From the Streptomyces sp. Sge12 genome, the window CGATCATCCCCGCGATGTTCGCCGTGGTCTATCCGGGCCTGGACAAGCTCAACATCATGGGCCTGGCCTCGCCCGAGTCGGCGATCCTCTCCGCCGTCATCTTCAACGCGCTGATCATCATCGCCCTCGTGCCGCTCGCCCTCAAGGGCGTGCAGTACCGGCCGACGAGCGCCGACAAGATGCTCCGGCGCAACCTCGGCCTGTACGGCGTGGGCGGTCTGATCGCCCCGTTCATCGGCATCAAGGTCATCGACCTCCTCATCTCCCTCATCCCCGGGCTCTCCTGAACTAGGAACGTGCTGATCTGCCATGAACAACTCTGTGGGCAACACCGCGCGCCTGATCGGCGCGGGCCTGCGGGCCCTGCTGGTCCTGACGGTCATCTGCGGCGTGATCTACCCGCTCGCCGTCACCGGCATCGCCCAGGCCCTGTTCAACGACAAGGCCAACGGCTCCGAGATCAAGGACGGGAGCGGCCGGGTCGTCGGCTCCTCCCTCATCGGGCAGAGCTACAACCTGCCGAAGCAGAACCCCGACGACCCCGAGGAAGCCGCCCGGCCGGACCTCAAGTGGTTCCAGCCGCGCCCCTCCAACGGCCTCGGCAGCAACAGCGTGAACACCCAGTACGCGCTGATCCTCTCCGGCGCCACCAACCGCTCCGCCGACAACGGCGCCGTGGGCGGCCTGTGCACGGCGGGCGCTGAGGAGGGCACCCTGTGTGCCCAGGTCGTCGCCGCGAAGGACTCGGTCATCACCGACAACTCCACGGCCTCCTACAAGGTCAGGCCCGAGGACGTGCCGGCCGACGCCGTCACCTCCTCCGGCTCCGGCCTCGACCCGCACATCTCCCCCGAGTACGCCGGGATCCAGGTCCACCGGGTCGCCGAGCAGAACCATCTCGACGTCAAGCAGGTGGAGAAGCTCGTCGCCGACCACACGGACGGACGCGCCCTCGGCTTCATGGGCGAGCCCCGCGTGAACGTCCTTGAGCTGAACACCGCGCTCAAGGCACTGACCAAGGGATGACGTTCCCCCCGAACAGGGGTCCTGGAGCCGGCGTGGCGCGAAGCTCCCCCAGCCACGGCTGGGAGGTGCCCACCGCGCCCCGCCGGCTCCGACCCGTATCCACCGAGAGAGGAAGGGCCCCACACCGATGATCAAGGTGCTGGTGGTGGAGGACGACGCCCAGCTCGTCCGCGCACTCAGGATCAACCTTGAGGCGCGGAAGTTCGAGGTGGAAACGGCTTCCGACGGGCACAGGGCCCTGCTCCTGGCGGCCGTCCGCACGCCGGACGTCATCCTGCTGGACCTGGGTCTGCCCGACATGGACGGCGTCGACGTCATCAAGGAGGTACGGGAGACGAGCGGGGTGCCGATCCTCGTCCTCTCCGCACGTCACACATCCGAGGAGAAGATCCGGGCCCTCGACGCGGGGGCCGACGACTACGTCACCAAGCCGTTCAGCATGGACGAGCTCCTGGCCCGGCTGCGGGCCGCCGTCCGGCGCCGCGAGGTTTCGGTGGCCTCCCCCGAGATCGCCGTGGTCACGACCGAGGACTTCACCGTCGACCTGGTCGCGAAGAAGGTCCGGCGCAACGACCGCAGTGTGCGGCTGACCCCCACCGAGTGGCATCTCCTGGAGATCCTCATCACCCATCCGGGCCGGCTGATCAGCCAGCGCAAACTGCTGCTCGACGTCTGGGGGCCGACGTACTCCGAGCACACCAACTACCTGCGGGTCTACATGGCCCAGCTCCGGCGCAAACTGGAAGCGGACCCCTCGCACCCCAGATACCTGATCACCGAGCCCGGCATGGGCTACCGCTTCGAGGGATGACGTCATGGCACGCGGCACGTTTCGTATCTACCTGGGCTCGGCCCCCGGCGTCGGCAAGACGTACGCGATGCTGTCGGAGGGCCACCGCCGGGTGGAGCGGGGCACCGATGCCGTGGTCGCCTTCGTCGAGCACCACCACCGTCCGCGCACCGAGGTGATGCTCCACGGGCTGGAGCAGATCTCCCGGCGCGAGCTGGAGTACCGCGGTTCCACGTTCACCGAGATGGACGTGGACGCGGTCCTCGCCCGCCGTCCCTCCGTCGCCCTCGTGGACGAACTCGCGCACTCCAACGTGCCGGGCTCGCGCAACGCCAAGCGCTGGCAGGACGTGGAGGAGCTCCTCCAGGCCGGCATCGACGTCGTCTCGACCGTCAACATCCAGCACCTGGAGTCCCTCGGCGACGTCGTCGAGACGATCACCGGAGTGCGGCAGCGGGAGACCGTGCCGGACGAAGTGGTCCGCCGGGCCGACCAGATCGAGCTCGTCGACATGTCCCCGCAGGCCCTGCGCCGCCGCATGGCCCACGGGAACATATACAAGCCCGACAAGGTCGACGCGGCCCTGTCCAACTACTTCCGGCCCGGAAACCTCACCGCACTGCGCGAGCTCGCCCTGCTCTGGGTCGCCGACCGCGTGGACGAGTACCTCCGCGAGTACCGCGGCGAGCACAACATCCGCACCACCTGGCAGGCACGCGAACGCATCGTCGTGGGCATCACCGGCGGGCCGGAGGGCCGTACCCTCATCCGCCGGGCGGCCCGCCTCGCCGAGAAGGGCTCGGGCGGCGAGGTGCTCGCCGTCTACATCGCCCGCAGCGACGGTCTGACGGCCGCGTCCCCGAAGGAGCTCGCCCTCCAGCGGACCCTGGTCGAGGACCTCGGCGGTACGTTCCACCACGTCATAGGCGACCATGTCCCCGACGCGCTGCTGGAGTTCGCCCGCGGGGTGAACGCCACCCAGATCGTCCTCGGTGTCAGCCGCAGACGCTCCTGGCAGTCCGTGTTCAGCCCGGGCGTCAGCGCCACCGTCGCACGCGAGTCCGGCCCCGACCTCGACGTGCACATCGTCACGCACGACGAGGCCGCCAAGGGCCGCCGCACCCTGCCCGTCGCACGCGGCGGACGACTCGCCAGACCCCGCATCGTGTGGGGCTGGCTGACCGGCATCGGAGGCCCGGCGCTGCTCACTCTGCTGCTGAGCCAGGTCGTCCCCGAGCTCGGGCTCGCCAACGACATGCTGCTCTTCCTCACGTGCACCGTGGCGGCCGCGCTCCTCGGCGGGCTGCTCCCCGCGCTCGCCTCGGCGGCCTTCGGCTCCCTGCTGCTGAACTACTGGTTCACGCCCCCGCTCCACCGGCTCACCATCTCCGACCCCAAGAACATCGTCGCCATCGCGATCTTCGTGGGCGTGGCCGTGTCGGTGGCCTCCGTCGTCGACCTGGCCGCCCGCCGCACCCACCAGGCCGCCCGGCTCCGCGCCGAGTCCGAGATCCTCTCCTTCCTCGCCGGCAGCATCCTGCGCGGCGAGACCGCCCTCGACGCCCTGCTGGAGCGGGTCCGCGAGACCTTCGCCATGGAGTCCGTCGCCCTGCTGGAGCGCGGGAGCGAGGTCGATCCGTGGACCTGTGCGGGCAGCACCGGCCGCAGTCCGGTCACCCGCCCCGAGGACGCCGACGTCGACATGCCCATCGGCGAGAACATGGCGCTCGCCCTGACCGGCCGGGTCCTGCCCGCGGAGGACCGCCGGGTGCTCGGCGCCTTCGCCGCGCAGGCCGCCGTCGTGCTCGACCGCCAGCGGCTGGTCGACGAGGCCGAGGAGGCACGGCGCCTGATCGAGGGCAACCAGATCCGCACGGCGCTGCTGGCCGCCGTCAGCCATGACCTGCGCACCCCGCTCGCCTCCGTCAAGGTCGCCGTCACCTCGCTCCGTTCCACCGACGTGGAGTGGTCCGAGGAGGACCGGGCCGAGCTGCTGGAGGGCATCGAGGACGGCGCCGACCGCCTCGACCACCTGATCGGGAACCTCCTCGACATGTCCCGCCTGCAGACCCGGACCGTCGTCCCGATCGTCCGGGAGACCGACCTCGACGAGGTCGTACCGATGGCCCTGGCCGGCGTACCCGACGACAGCGTGGTCCTCGACATCCCCGAGACGCTGCCCATGGTCGCCGTCGACCGCGGTCTGCTGGAGCGGGCCGTCGCCAACATCGTGGAGAACGCCGTCAAGTACAGCCCTGCCGGCGAGAGCGTCCTGGTGGCCGCCAGCGCCGTCGCCACCCGGCTCGAAGTCCGCGTCGTCGACCGCGGACCCGGCGTCCCCGACGAGGCCAAGGAACGGATCTTCGAGCCGTTCCAGCGGTACGGGGACGCCCCCGGCGGCGCGGGGGTGGGCCTCGGCCTCGCCGTGGCGAGGGGCTTCCTGGAAGCCATGGACGGCACGCTGACCGCCGAGGACACCCCGGGCGGCGGCCTGACGATGGTCCTCACCCTGCCCCTGAAGGAAGGGACACCGCAGGCACTCCCCGACCTACCGGCCGGAGCCACCACCTGATCCCGACCCCCGTGCCCGGACGGGGAACGAGAACCGTCGGCGTCGGGCCCAGGCATGCCTGGGCCCGCTCGCCGTTGCCGAGCTCACCCCCACCCCCACCCCCGACCCGGCCCCGGCTGAAGGCCCTTGCGATATGACGCAGGGCGGGGACCGAGGTGGCGATGGCCAGTCCCGGGAGAGCCGGGAACCACCAGAACGCGCCCAGGCGGTCACGGCCGTCAGCCACGGGGGGACTGAGAGCCTGCGAAGCCGAACTCCTTTGACGCGAGGGCGAGTACGGGGTGCCGGGCGTGAGGTGGGACGTACTGCCCCACGACCCGCCGCGCCCAGTGCCAGCACTCGGGCGCCGCCGGCCGGACCGGCAGGTCTGTGACTCCCCCGCCCATACCGGCGGGCTGGCGGCAGCCGAACGCAGGGCGCGCATGAGCATCCGCACGCCCCCAATTCGCCTCCAAGGGCAGCCGCACGCCCTTGCCGGGCATTTCTGACCCTCACTACGGTCACGCAGAGTACACATCGTGCACACACAGTTACCGCAAGGGGATCCATGAACAAGGCTGCTTGGCGTTCGCTCGCGCTCGCGACCGCGCTCGCCGTCCTTCCGCTCGGAGCGACCGCCGCCGAAGCGGAGCCGCCCGGGCCCCTGTCCGCAGATGCCGTGGCGGCCATGACGCCACAACAGCAGGGCGAGGTGCTGGAACCCCTGCGGGTCGTGGCCGACGCCGCCGCGCGGGTCGGCCGGGGCCCGCACGCGGACGTGTACACGCAGGTCGAGATGGCCGCCGACTACCGCTCGGTCAACGTCTACCTCACCGACCCGAACCGGGGCCCGGCCTTCCTCGACGCGGTGCGCAAGGCCAACCCGCAGGCCGACACGAAGCTGCTGAACGTACGCAAGAGCGCGAAGACGCTGCAGCAGCTCAGGAAGGAGATCACGGACTTCCGCAGCCGCAAGGACCTGCCCTTCAAGATCGAGATGGCGGGCAGCACCGTCGACGGCGGAGCGATCGAGCTCGCAGTGGACGACGCGCAGGCCGCACAGAAGTACCTCGCCGGGCCCGCCGTCGCCCAGCAGCTCGCGGCAGCCCGGGCCACTCCCCTCCGCATCCGCGAGTCCGCTCCCTCGGTGCCGCTGAGCCGTTGGGACGACCGGGCGCCGTTCTACGCGGGGGCCGCGCTCGGACCCGCGGTCGGCTCTTTCGCCACGTGCACCAGCGGTATCCCTGCCGTGAGCACCGTGGACAACCGCCCGTGGCTCGTCACCGCGGGCCACTGCTACGGCCCCGGCGCGACCGTCTTCACCGCCGGCGGCTTCCGCGTCGGCCAGATCGAAGCCGAAATCCCCGACCTCGACTCGGCGTTCATCGCGGCGTCGACGAGCCGCTACACGTGGGACGGCCTCGACGCGCAGGGGTACACCCGGCGCCTCAACGGCGTACGCAACGCGGCGGTGGGCGACTTCACCTGCCAACTCGGCTACAACTCCAAGGTCGTCTGCAACATCCGCACCACGTACGCGGGCAGCGGCACCTGGGTGACCGAAGGCGCGTACATCTGGGGAAGCGCCGGCGTCCCGCACAACGGCGGCATCGTCGCCCGGCCCGGCGACAGCGGCGGCCCCGTGATCACCATCAACGACCAGGACTCCCGGCAGCTGAACGGCATGGTCGTCAACGCGTGGGGCTGCGAGGGCCTCGGCAACGACAGGGTCTGCCGCTACGAGGTGGGCTGGATCGAAGTGGGCGACATCTTCGAAAGGTTCGGC encodes:
- a CDS encoding potassium-transporting ATPase subunit C, encoding MNNSVGNTARLIGAGLRALLVLTVICGVIYPLAVTGIAQALFNDKANGSEIKDGSGRVVGSSLIGQSYNLPKQNPDDPEEAARPDLKWFQPRPSNGLGSNSVNTQYALILSGATNRSADNGAVGGLCTAGAEEGTLCAQVVAAKDSVITDNSTASYKVRPEDVPADAVTSSGSGLDPHISPEYAGIQVHRVAEQNHLDVKQVEKLVADHTDGRALGFMGEPRVNVLELNTALKALTKG
- a CDS encoding response regulator, with the translated sequence MIKVLVVEDDAQLVRALRINLEARKFEVETASDGHRALLLAAVRTPDVILLDLGLPDMDGVDVIKEVRETSGVPILVLSARHTSEEKIRALDAGADDYVTKPFSMDELLARLRAAVRRREVSVASPEIAVVTTEDFTVDLVAKKVRRNDRSVRLTPTEWHLLEILITHPGRLISQRKLLLDVWGPTYSEHTNYLRVYMAQLRRKLEADPSHPRYLITEPGMGYRFEG
- a CDS encoding ATP-binding protein: MARGTFRIYLGSAPGVGKTYAMLSEGHRRVERGTDAVVAFVEHHHRPRTEVMLHGLEQISRRELEYRGSTFTEMDVDAVLARRPSVALVDELAHSNVPGSRNAKRWQDVEELLQAGIDVVSTVNIQHLESLGDVVETITGVRQRETVPDEVVRRADQIELVDMSPQALRRRMAHGNIYKPDKVDAALSNYFRPGNLTALRELALLWVADRVDEYLREYRGEHNIRTTWQARERIVVGITGGPEGRTLIRRAARLAEKGSGGEVLAVYIARSDGLTAASPKELALQRTLVEDLGGTFHHVIGDHVPDALLEFARGVNATQIVLGVSRRRSWQSVFSPGVSATVARESGPDLDVHIVTHDEAAKGRRTLPVARGGRLARPRIVWGWLTGIGGPALLTLLLSQVVPELGLANDMLLFLTCTVAAALLGGLLPALASAAFGSLLLNYWFTPPLHRLTISDPKNIVAIAIFVGVAVSVASVVDLAARRTHQAARLRAESEILSFLAGSILRGETALDALLERVRETFAMESVALLERGSEVDPWTCAGSTGRSPVTRPEDADVDMPIGENMALALTGRVLPAEDRRVLGAFAAQAAVVLDRQRLVDEAEEARRLIEGNQIRTALLAAVSHDLRTPLASVKVAVTSLRSTDVEWSEEDRAELLEGIEDGADRLDHLIGNLLDMSRLQTRTVVPIVRETDLDEVVPMALAGVPDDSVVLDIPETLPMVAVDRGLLERAVANIVENAVKYSPAGESVLVAASAVATRLEVRVVDRGPGVPDEAKERIFEPFQRYGDAPGGAGVGLGLAVARGFLEAMDGTLTAEDTPGGGLTMVLTLPLKEGTPQALPDLPAGATT